One Candidatus Eisenbacteria bacterium DNA segment encodes these proteins:
- a CDS encoding efflux RND transporter permease subunit, with the protein MFLPNLAIRRPVFIVMQVLAILVLGLVSYSRIGIDLLPNVEFPYIAITAVYPGAGAQEIENQVTKPIEEAMSSLNRLKNMYSTSAEGFSQIVLEFEIGVKVRDADSDVREKIAEMRSQLPRDMEEPTIAKFDVSATPVMIFSLGGDLPLDELRTLAEDKVKNRIQQTEEVAQVSLVGGLEREIRVEVDRRKLSAYHLSVQQIIGALAGENLNLPGGRVEIQPQELVLRFTGEFQNVPEIGEIPLANGGGTSLHLKDVATVKDTFKELREITKLDGKPSVSFIVYKQSGGNTVKVCSRLKKTIEKLGKELPAGITIQVASDQSKYIRRAVTDTMWTLYLGALFATLVIFIFLGNIRSTIIAALAIPTSILATFILMQAFGYTINMMTLMGLSLCVGILIDDAIVVRENIFRHVEEGMDPEEASKFGTEEVGLAVMACTFTIIAVFVPVAYMGGIVGKFFRAFSFTVVFAVLYSLWDSFTMAPMLSAKVLAKKKTEKKTFLDKLFAPLGRFFQNLNKAYGKTLAWSLHHKFLIIFSATVLFVLSISLTSFLGKEFMPTGDRGEFRVGVETPIGTSIQATEKAVSEVEKILRTYPEVHSLFTTIGTDVGASNKGSIRVELVPLALRKRETAEVENAVRERLAELPGLKSKIQLIGMFEGEVGYEIELYIKGPEIRVLDRLSAELLDIVEGIPGIVDPDRSVREGKPEMRVVVNREKASRLGISTMQVASTLRALVDGNVATKFRQGEKEIDVRVIMPPEQKNNPLDISSIDIPSQLGVTVPIKSITTLSEGSGPTQITRQNRQRMATVTANIAGRPLSEITRDLNRKLADLSLPTGYEIEQRGEAEMMGDMFTNMILVMILGVVFIFIVLGSQFNSFLHPFTIMLALPLAIVGALLATYLTGKSINMMTMVGMILLMGIVTKNSILLVDYAITLRKRGLPREEAILKAGPVRLRPILMTSAAMIMGMFPTALGMGEGAEWRQGLGIAVIGGLITSTLLTLIVVPVTYVIVDDFGEFLKRNIKIGG; encoded by the coding sequence ATTACCGCCGTTTATCCCGGAGCAGGGGCTCAGGAAATTGAAAACCAGGTTACGAAACCGATTGAAGAGGCGATGAGCTCCCTCAACAGACTGAAGAACATGTACTCGACAAGTGCCGAGGGTTTCTCCCAGATTGTTCTTGAGTTTGAAATAGGAGTAAAGGTCAGGGATGCCGACTCTGATGTAAGGGAGAAAATAGCAGAGATGCGCTCGCAGCTTCCCCGCGACATGGAGGAACCGACAATAGCAAAGTTTGATGTCTCGGCTACTCCCGTCATGATTTTCTCGCTGGGAGGCGATCTTCCTCTCGACGAACTAAGAACTCTGGCCGAGGACAAGGTCAAGAACCGAATCCAGCAAACAGAAGAAGTAGCTCAAGTAAGCTTGGTTGGGGGGCTTGAAAGAGAAATTAGAGTAGAGGTAGATAGAAGGAAACTCAGTGCGTACCACCTTTCAGTTCAGCAAATAATCGGGGCTCTGGCCGGCGAAAACCTCAACCTCCCGGGCGGTCGAGTGGAGATTCAGCCCCAGGAGCTTGTCTTGAGGTTTACCGGCGAGTTCCAGAATGTGCCGGAGATCGGCGAAATTCCCCTGGCTAATGGCGGAGGAACTTCGCTTCACCTTAAAGATGTCGCCACTGTAAAGGATACGTTCAAAGAATTGAGAGAAATTACGAAGCTTGATGGAAAACCCTCAGTCTCGTTCATCGTGTACAAGCAGTCAGGCGGGAACACGGTCAAAGTGTGCTCCCGGCTCAAGAAAACGATAGAAAAACTGGGGAAAGAGCTGCCCGCCGGCATCACCATCCAAGTCGCCTCTGATCAGTCCAAGTACATCCGCAGGGCAGTGACCGATACGATGTGGACGCTCTATCTCGGCGCTCTCTTCGCCACACTGGTCATATTCATCTTTCTTGGGAATATCAGAAGTACAATAATCGCCGCCCTGGCCATACCCACCTCAATACTCGCCACATTCATCCTGATGCAGGCGTTTGGCTACACAATAAACATGATGACCCTCATGGGTCTGTCTTTGTGCGTGGGCATCTTAATTGATGATGCGATTGTCGTCCGGGAGAATATCTTCAGGCATGTGGAGGAGGGGATGGACCCCGAGGAGGCTTCCAAATTCGGCACCGAGGAGGTGGGGCTGGCAGTTATGGCGTGCACCTTCACCATTATTGCGGTTTTCGTGCCGGTGGCCTACATGGGCGGAATCGTCGGGAAGTTCTTCAGAGCCTTTTCCTTCACCGTGGTTTTTGCAGTCCTGTATTCTCTGTGGGACTCCTTCACGATGGCTCCCATGCTTTCAGCAAAAGTTCTGGCAAAAAAGAAAACTGAGAAGAAGACATTTCTCGATAAGTTGTTTGCCCCTCTGGGCCGGTTTTTTCAAAATCTCAACAAAGCTTACGGAAAGACTCTTGCGTGGTCCTTGCATCACAAGTTTCTGATAATCTTCTCCGCCACAGTGCTCTTCGTGCTGAGCATCAGCTTGACCTCCTTCCTCGGGAAAGAGTTCATGCCAACCGGTGACAGAGGGGAGTTCAGGGTCGGCGTAGAGACTCCGATCGGCACCTCCATTCAGGCCACGGAAAAAGCCGTGAGTGAGGTCGAGAAGATTCTCCGCACGTATCCCGAAGTTCACTCTCTCTTTACGACAATCGGGACAGACGTGGGCGCATCCAACAAAGGAAGCATCAGAGTTGAACTGGTTCCGTTGGCCCTGAGAAAGAGAGAGACCGCAGAAGTCGAGAACGCAGTGCGTGAAAGACTGGCAGAACTACCGGGTCTGAAATCCAAGATTCAGTTGATCGGGATGTTCGAGGGCGAAGTCGGGTACGAGATTGAGCTTTACATAAAGGGTCCTGAGATTCGGGTCCTGGACAGACTCTCAGCAGAACTTTTGGACATCGTCGAAGGAATCCCGGGCATTGTCGATCCTGACCGCTCGGTTCGTGAAGGCAAGCCCGAGATGAGAGTGGTCGTGAATCGAGAGAAAGCGAGCCGTTTAGGCATCTCAACAATGCAGGTTGCTTCGACCCTACGCGCCCTGGTTGACGGAAACGTCGCCACAAAATTCAGGCAGGGTGAAAAGGAGATCGACGTAAGAGTGATCATGCCGCCTGAACAGAAGAATAACCCTTTGGACATATCCTCAATTGACATTCCAAGTCAGCTGGGGGTGACCGTTCCTATTAAGAGCATAACTACCTTGAGTGAAGGAAGCGGGCCGACCCAGATCACAAGACAGAATAGACAGAGAATGGCTACAGTGACTGCAAATATCGCCGGACGTCCCCTGAGCGAAATAACGCGGGACTTGAACAGGAAGCTGGCTGACCTTTCCCTTCCTACGGGTTACGAGATTGAACAAAGAGGTGAGGCTGAGATGATGGGGGACATGTTCACCAACATGATTCTGGTCATGATTCTGGGAGTCGTCTTCATATTCATAGTGCTCGGCTCTCAGTTTAACTCCTTTCTGCACCCGTTCACGATCATGCTTGCCTTGCCTCTGGCAATTGTCGGTGCCCTGCTGGCAACATACCTGACCGGCAAGTCAATAAACATGATGACAATGGTGGGAATGATTCTCTTGATGGGAATCGTGACGAAGAATTCAATTCTGCTCGTTGACTACGCCATTACACTGAGGAAGAGAGGACTTCCGAGGGAGGAAGCGATTCTCAAAGCAGGACCGGTCAGACTGCGTCCGATTCTTATGACTTCGGCGGCCATGATCATGGGAATGTTCCCCACAGCACTGGGAATGGGCGAGGGAGCAGAATGGAGACAGGGATTGGGAATTGCCGTCATAGGTGGACTTATCACTTCGACGCTTCTGACTCTGATCGTGGTCCCGGTAACTTATGTGATAGTGGACGACTTTGGCGAATTCTTGAAGCGAAACATAAAAATCGGAGGATAG
- a CDS encoding TolC family protein, with product MFRSRLRLVLFSLLFALMVSPAFSQEKLTLNLEKSLDTAYKNNRGRLAQKEKILTSQFKISEARAGFYPRLSLQGSYTYLGVVPSFVFSMPGLGTRTIPMGFQDNYNFKLVLQQPIFTWGRLRNAYSISKRNLELEEESYRKDKQRITVDVTSSFYSVLLGRELISVREESLKNIEEHLRAVELRYKAGEASEFDLLRAKVQLANAKPTVLEAKQTYDMALRAFKLVLGLTQETEVELEGELSFKPMETDVETATQEVLSRRPELRSLAIQENITRSGLSIAKAGNKPALVGLINYAYENPFYGVQRWDTDWNFTIALNLPLFDGFTTKSQVSQAQSGLRQLELGRKDLTEAIKLEVRDAVNSLDLATERILSQEENIKQSKEGLRIAKIQYLQGMITSLEEMDAELALTYARISYLQALADHLIAQAKYKKALGAE from the coding sequence ATGTTTAGGAGCCGTTTAAGGCTTGTGCTTTTTTCTCTTCTTTTCGCCTTGATGGTTTCTCCTGCTTTCTCCCAGGAGAAACTCACTCTTAACCTCGAAAAGAGTCTCGACACTGCGTACAAGAACAACAGGGGCCGTTTGGCGCAGAAGGAGAAGATCTTGACTTCACAGTTCAAGATATCTGAGGCCAGGGCAGGTTTCTACCCGAGACTTTCGTTGCAGGGGAGTTACACTTATTTGGGCGTAGTGCCGAGTTTCGTCTTTTCCATGCCGGGTCTTGGGACGAGAACAATCCCAATGGGATTTCAAGACAACTATAATTTCAAGCTTGTTCTTCAGCAGCCCATCTTCACCTGGGGCCGCCTTCGCAATGCCTACTCCATTTCCAAGCGGAATCTTGAACTGGAGGAGGAGAGTTACAGGAAAGACAAGCAGAGGATAACCGTCGATGTGACGAGCTCCTTCTACTCGGTTCTCCTGGGAAGAGAACTTATCAGTGTCAGAGAAGAGTCTCTGAAGAATATCGAAGAGCATCTCAGGGCGGTGGAGTTGAGGTACAAGGCAGGAGAGGCCTCGGAGTTTGATCTGCTGAGGGCGAAGGTTCAACTGGCTAACGCAAAACCTACTGTTCTTGAGGCAAAACAGACATACGATATGGCTCTTCGCGCCTTCAAGCTAGTCCTGGGTCTGACGCAAGAGACCGAGGTTGAGCTCGAAGGCGAACTTTCATTCAAGCCCATGGAAACAGATGTGGAAACCGCAACCCAGGAAGTCCTTTCCAGGAGACCCGAACTTAGATCGCTGGCGATTCAAGAGAACATAACCCGCTCAGGATTGTCAATCGCCAAGGCAGGGAACAAGCCCGCTCTGGTGGGCCTGATCAACTATGCTTACGAGAACCCGTTCTACGGCGTGCAAAGATGGGATACAGACTGGAACTTCACTATCGCCCTGAACCTGCCTCTCTTTGACGGCTTCACCACGAAATCTCAGGTCAGCCAGGCACAATCAGGTTTAAGACAGCTCGAGCTTGGCAGAAAGGACCTGACAGAGGCGATAAAGTTGGAGGTGAGGGACGCTGTGAACAGCCTAGATCTTGCCACGGAGAGAATTCTTTCGCAGGAAGAGAACATCAAGCAATCAAAAGAGGGTCTGCGGATAGCCAAGATCCAGTATTTGCAGGGAATGATCACGAGCCTCGAGGAGATGGATGCGGAACTGGCCCTGACGTATGCCCGGATCAGCTACCTCCAGGCGCTGGCCGATCATCTCATCGCGCAGGCAAAGTACAAAAAAGCCCTCGGAGCAGAATAA
- a CDS encoding ABC transporter ATP-binding protein: MILSALLFPSKRKVQMTDVVIEIEGLTKRLGEIEAVNNLNLTVNRGEMFSIVGPDGAGKTTTMRMLCGIARPTSGNVKILGYDLRKDLEEIKKHIGYLSQRFSLYGDLTIDENIEFFAEIHEVGDYKRRREELLEFTRLTPFRTRLSDKLSGGMKQKLALACTLIHTPQIIFLDEPTTGVDPVSRRDFWKILSNLLKTGITIVMTTPYLDEAERCTRVGLMNKGSLMMADTPHNIKKLMKGTIIEVVCSEIRRASAAIKQLPGASEVQVFGDRLNVVVQDKDRDLPVMLDKLRNEGIEITNWRVIQPSLENIFISLLKNRK; the protein is encoded by the coding sequence TTGATTCTCTCCGCCCTGCTTTTCCCATCAAAACGAAAAGTCCAGATGACTGATGTCGTGATTGAAATCGAAGGCCTCACAAAACGGCTTGGTGAGATTGAGGCGGTCAATAATCTGAACCTGACCGTGAACCGTGGGGAGATGTTTTCAATTGTAGGTCCGGACGGTGCCGGTAAGACGACGACGATGCGGATGCTCTGCGGGATTGCCCGGCCGACTTCCGGCAACGTGAAGATACTCGGATACGACTTACGCAAGGATTTGGAAGAAATCAAGAAACACATCGGCTATCTTTCGCAGAGATTCAGTCTCTACGGTGACCTGACGATCGATGAGAACATCGAGTTCTTTGCTGAAATCCATGAAGTCGGGGACTACAAGAGGCGCCGCGAGGAGTTGCTTGAGTTCACCCGGCTTACTCCGTTTCGCACGCGGCTCAGCGACAAGCTCTCCGGCGGAATGAAACAGAAACTTGCGCTTGCTTGCACGCTCATACACACGCCCCAGATCATCTTCCTGGATGAACCGACGACCGGCGTTGATCCGGTTTCCCGCCGGGACTTCTGGAAGATTCTCTCGAACCTGCTGAAGACCGGGATAACGATTGTGATGACGACACCGTATCTTGATGAGGCCGAGCGGTGCACGCGAGTCGGACTGATGAACAAGGGAAGTCTGATGATGGCTGACACGCCGCACAACATAAAGAAGTTGATGAAAGGAACAATTATCGAGGTCGTGTGCAGCGAAATCAGGAGAGCGTCTGCGGCAATCAAGCAACTGCCGGGAGCAAGCGAAGTTCAGGTCTTTGGCGACAGGCTGAATGTTGTCGTTCAGGACAAGGACCGGGACCTTCCTGTGATGCTGGACAAGCTGAGAAACGAAGGCATCGAGATAACTAACTGGCGCGTCATCCAACCGTCACTGGAAAATATCTTCATCTCGCTGCTGAAAAATAGAAAATAG
- a CDS encoding efflux RND transporter periplasmic adaptor subunit, which translates to MRFTISSFCQLIFLSFILVLISSCGRTGNRGAIKASGTIEATEVNVASKVGAQVNEFRLEEGSAVKEGDTLAVIDHSTLDFQLRQAEANADVADAQLKLLVSGSRSEDIEQAQENLKQAEANLGIAKDDLDRVHELFETKVATQREKDNAEARYTVALAQYNSSRHGLRKVKQLARPEEIRAAEARLAQARASADLLKKTISDCHITAPVPGILIHKAVEVGELVGQGATVATISKLSNVDLMIYVNETELGRVKLGSEAQVRTDTDPKRIFRGKVVYISPVAEFTPKNVQTKEDRVKLVFGVKIAIDNPDGALKPGMPADAAIKVVKISSH; encoded by the coding sequence ATGAGGTTCACAATCTCATCATTTTGCCAACTCATTTTTCTGTCATTCATTCTGGTCCTTATCTCATCTTGCGGGCGGACCGGAAATCGCGGAGCGATAAAAGCATCCGGTACAATTGAGGCCACTGAGGTGAATGTGGCCTCCAAAGTTGGCGCTCAGGTGAACGAGTTTCGCCTCGAAGAGGGAAGTGCAGTCAAAGAGGGCGATACACTTGCCGTCATTGACCACTCAACGCTTGATTTCCAACTCAGGCAGGCTGAGGCGAACGCCGACGTTGCCGATGCACAGCTCAAGCTCCTTGTCAGCGGGTCGCGGTCCGAAGACATCGAGCAGGCCCAGGAGAATCTCAAGCAGGCAGAAGCAAATCTTGGGATTGCTAAAGATGATCTGGACCGGGTGCACGAACTGTTCGAGACGAAAGTTGCCACACAGAGAGAAAAAGACAATGCAGAAGCGCGCTACACAGTTGCTCTTGCTCAATACAATTCCTCAAGGCATGGTTTGAGGAAGGTGAAACAGTTGGCGCGGCCCGAGGAAATCCGTGCAGCGGAAGCCCGGCTCGCTCAGGCAAGGGCCTCGGCTGACCTTCTTAAGAAAACTATTTCAGACTGTCACATCACTGCGCCGGTCCCCGGTATTCTCATCCACAAAGCCGTTGAGGTGGGCGAGCTCGTGGGGCAAGGAGCGACTGTCGCGACGATTTCGAAGCTCAGCAACGTGGACTTGATGATTTATGTGAACGAAACCGAACTCGGTAGGGTGAAACTGGGCAGTGAAGCGCAGGTACGGACTGACACTGACCCCAAAAGGATATTCCGTGGGAAAGTTGTTTACATTTCTCCGGTTGCCGAGTTCACGCCGAAGAACGTGCAGACGAAGGAAGACAGAGTGAAGCTTGTTTTTGGCGTGAAGATTGCAATAGACAATCCGGACGGCGCACTCAAACCCGGCATGCCCGCAGATGCCGCCATCAAGGTAGTCAAGATCTCCTCGCACTGA
- a CDS encoding DUF5668 domain-containing protein, with amino-acid sequence MEFHCRRRIFFPLFLVLLGLLLLLDNLGTLDFGNVVSTWWPSILILIGLSKLFGDRSRGSSFAIILILLGLFLQLDQFGVVNLSSVYHLWPIILIVLGITMLYRRLGGRHGNTGSSFSSDVIGVTAFFGGVEGSVTSTEFKGGDITAMFGGAKLDLTKAQLAQDAHLDVTTCCGGVELFIPEDWNLIVKVTPLLGSVSDKRRKSGSAGTSGQKTLKISGTVIMGGIDIKS; translated from the coding sequence ATGGAATTTCATTGTCGCCGGAGGATATTCTTTCCTCTTTTCTTGGTATTGTTGGGTTTGCTTCTACTTCTTGACAATCTGGGGACACTTGATTTTGGGAACGTTGTCTCCACCTGGTGGCCCAGCATTCTAATCCTGATAGGCCTGAGCAAGTTGTTTGGCGACCGGTCTCGCGGTTCGAGTTTTGCCATCATCCTTATTCTTCTCGGGCTTTTTCTCCAGCTTGATCAATTTGGAGTCGTGAATTTGAGTTCAGTCTATCATCTCTGGCCCATTATTCTTATAGTGCTTGGCATCACCATGCTGTACAGGCGTCTGGGCGGAAGACACGGGAATACGGGCTCCTCATTCAGTTCGGATGTAATTGGTGTTACAGCATTTTTCGGTGGAGTGGAAGGCAGTGTCACTTCCACAGAGTTTAAAGGTGGCGATATTACGGCAATGTTTGGCGGAGCAAAACTCGATCTCACGAAGGCCCAGCTTGCCCAGGATGCGCATCTTGATGTCACGACGTGTTGTGGAGGTGTTGAACTCTTCATCCCTGAAGACTGGAATCTGATTGTCAAGGTAACGCCCCTCCTTGGCAGTGTGTCGGACAAGAGAAGAAAAAGCGGTTCAGCCGGGACTTCCGGGCAGAAAACTCTCAAAATTTCCGGGACAGTGATTATGGGCGGCATCGATATCAAGAGCTGA